Proteins co-encoded in one Puniceicoccus vermicola genomic window:
- a CDS encoding transposase, with amino-acid sequence MARKVRIEYAGALYHVLNRGNYRSWIFESEGARKSFIECLRKCCKAKGWRLHGCVLMGNHYQLCLETPEPNLVDRRRVEHGQEGCRQ; translated from the coding sequence GTGGCGAGGAAGGTTCGTATCGAATATGCTGGGGCGTTGTATCATGTGCTCAATCGTGGGAATTACCGGAGTTGGATTTTCGAGAGCGAGGGAGCGCGCAAGAGTTTTATCGAATGCCTGAGGAAGTGTTGCAAGGCGAAGGGCTGGCGTTTGCATGGCTGTGTGTTGATGGGGAATCACTATCAACTTTGTTTGGAGACCCCGGAGCCGAATTTGGTGGATCGCAGAAGGGTTGAGCATGGGCAGGAGGGATGCCGTCAGTAG